Below is a genomic region from Sandaracinaceae bacterium.
ATCGCGTCCCTCACCGAGCGCGGGCCCGCCACGCAGGAGCCGGTCTCGCTGTCGGGGCTGGACTGGGACGACGACCCCGAGACGGTGCAGAAACACGACGCGGGCGTGGAGGCCTGGCGCGACTCGAAGGTCCCCAAGCCGCCGCGCCCCTCCAACGCCGCGGCGCGCATGATCGGCAAGCGCAGCACCATGCCCGGGGGCATCTCGCGCTTCCCCGCCGCGGCCGCGGTGCTCGCGGCGACCCCGGAGGACGACGTCACCGATCCCCAGCAGGCGCCGCTGAAGCTGGGCGACGTGCACGAGGCGGTCACCCGTCCGCACTTGCTGCCGGAGGCGCGCTCTCCAGGACAGGGCCCGCCGGCGCTGCCGAGCTCGCCGAAGCTGCTCGGCTCCCCCGGTCCCGGGCTCGAGCTCCAGGACGAGACGCGCGAGGAGGGCTTCGAGGACGAGCTCGAGACGATCGACTCGTCCGCGTCCGAGCTGCTCGCGGCCTCGATGACGGATCTCTCGGGCGATCCCGACACCACCGCGCGGCACAGGCCCGTCGCGCTCCGACCTCCCGGCTACGCGGACGCGGAGAGCGACGCGGACGCGACGTCGAGGCAGGACGCCCAGCCCATCGCGCCGCCGCCCTCCGCCCCCTCGGTGCCGAGCGATCCCCCGCCCGCGATGGCGCCGCAGCCCCCCGCAGCCGCCGTCCCCGTGGCGCCGCCGGCGCCCTCGGTGCCCCGGGTCCAGGCGCCGCAGACGGCGAGCGCGCCGCCGAAGAAGTCGGGCGGCCTCGGCCTGGTGATGGGCGTGGCCGCGGTGGTCTTCGGGATCGGCGTCGTCGGCGCGGGCGGCGTCTACTGGTTCGTGCTCCGCGACGGGCTCCCCGACGGAGTCGCCTCCGCGGAGGCGCCCACGCCCGACGAGCCAGCGACCCCGGTCGCGGCCACCCCGCCGGCCGCCGAGCAGGCGCCGCCGCCCCCGTCGGACGATGAGCCGCTCGCCGAGGAGACGGGCGCCGCCGCCGCCGAGCCGGTGGACGAGCCGGTGGACGAGCAGGTGGATGAGCCAGAGGCCCCCGAGACCGCGCCGTCCGTCCCACCCGAGGCGCTGAGCCCCGAAGAGGCGCGCGCGCAGAGCGACGTGCACGTGGACGAGGCGCGCGAGCACCGCCGCAACAACCGCCTCCCGGAGGCGCGCGCCGCCTTCGAGAGCGCCATCGAGGTCCACGAGGCCAACCCCCACGCGCACGCGGGCCTGGCC
It encodes:
- a CDS encoding tetratricopeptide repeat protein codes for the protein MSGASTGGARRVAFVGQDDPTFVDDVRRALEEAGVRSRVLGLSSLKIAARPPDLTVMIGDAAEDGGVAVIDEVGLERGPFAIIVPHGKLAARLEARQRGIEIIPRKATGVEVAAEVERILDKLGEGEPAMASVPVENLLRTAASELAKRTGAPHLGQVKVRAGDEAKARALLDRFVGEIASLTERGPATQEPVSLSGLDWDDDPETVQKHDAGVEAWRDSKVPKPPRPSNAAARMIGKRSTMPGGISRFPAAAAVLAATPEDDVTDPQQAPLKLGDVHEAVTRPHLLPEARSPGQGPPALPSSPKLLGSPGPGLELQDETREEGFEDELETIDSSASELLAASMTDLSGDPDTTARHRPVALRPPGYADAESDADATSRQDAQPIAPPPSAPSVPSDPPPAMAPQPPAAAVPVAPPAPSVPRVQAPQTASAPPKKSGGLGLVMGVAAVVFGIGVVGAGGVYWFVLRDGLPDGVASAEAPTPDEPATPVAATPPAAEQAPPPPSDDEPLAEETGAAAAEPVDEPVDEQVDEPEAPETAPSVPPEALSPEEARAQSDVHVDEAREHRRNNRLPEARAAFESAIEVHEANPHAHAGLARLALDLGESELALEHAERAAALRRRRARYQLLLGDARLANGDRGGARRAWERAADMDPDDPEALQRLGE